The following coding sequences lie in one Crassostrea angulata isolate pt1a10 chromosome 10, ASM2561291v2, whole genome shotgun sequence genomic window:
- the LOC128164683 gene encoding peroxisomal 2,4-dienoyl-CoA reductase [(3E)-enoyl-CoA-producing]-like, translating into MSDEAVLTDYKYVFQKDIFKGKVAFVTGGGTGIGFTIAEILMRHGCDTIIASRRLDVLKNAAEKLSRATGQRCLPIQMDVRKPEAITKAVEEALGHFRRIDILINNAAGNFLCPAENLSFNAFKTVMEIDAHGTFNVSKAVFDKYMKNSGGVIINITATLSVRGAALQTHAGTAKAAIEAMTKHLAVEWGPNGVRMMCVAPGPIADTEGMRRLGGNRITDDFLKSIPVQRLGRREDIGNAVLYIASSAGELLTGTTVIADGGAWLTSENNFWRIKNSPLYKQISKM; encoded by the exons ATGTCTGACGAAGCCGTTTTGACTGAttacaaatatgtttttcagaagGATATTTTCAA AGGAAAAGTTGCATTTGTCACTGGAGGTGGAACTGGGATAGGATTCACGATAGCAGAAATATTAATGAG GCATGGTTGTGACACAATCATTGCTAGCCGCAGACTTGATGTTTTAAAGAATGCAGCTGAAAAGCTCTCAAGGGCCACTGGACAGAGATGTCTACCAATACAGATGGATGTCAGAAAG CCAGAGGCCATTACTAAAGCTGTAGAAGAAGCTCTTGGGCATTTCAGGCGAATTGACATTCTCATTAATA ATGCTGCAGGAAACTTTCTGTGTCCCGCAGAGAATCTTTCTTTTAATGCCTTCAAGACAGTGATGGAGATTGATGCTCATGGAACATTTAATGTCTCCAAGGCAGTATTTGACAAGTACATGAAG AATAGTGGAGGAGTCATCATCAATATTACAGCTACACTGAGTGTACGTGGAGCAGCTTTACAAACACATGCTGGAACAGCAAAAGCTGCCATAG AGGCCATGACCAAGCACTTGGCTGTGGAGTGGGGCCCCAATGGAGTCAGAATGATGTGTGTGGCTCCTGGACCTATAGCAGATACAGAGGGGATGAGAAGACTCG GAGGGAACAGGATTacagatgattttttaaaatcaatcccAGTCCAGCGTCTGGGACGACGGGAGGACATTGGCAATGCGGTGCTGTACATAGCCAGCTCCGCAGGGGAGCTCCTCACTGGAACCACAGTTATTGCAGACGGCGGGGCCTGGCTCACCTCAGAAAACAACTTCTGGAGAATCAAAAACAGTCCCTTGTACAAACAGATATCTAAGATGTAA
- the LOC128164681 gene encoding (E3-independent) E2 ubiquitin-conjugating enzyme UBE2O-like isoform X1: MADGSWSFFEEDEVCRKTADGSFMYGFVVKNSTYQSSDEEEDDEDRLEKGKVRVSWHPTGKESVVSENQLILADRSLMPGDVIRRFGEDSNSQRGFVQDLIGKCHIHIRGTNKFLYNVNAKDLSSMKVEELARKPLSNSFCDVVMDSWVGKIERVNEELVIKFSDGASCRVPDTDLLEDFEPVKEHYKSLCTDDSVVLYKGLVMKGNIGDLNDVVWITSTYKHGPKMVKKSPSQTVTVRIEETMLKSVEVYWMCRGFTKSDNPLLRMTPPPSRVEGPDLQRLQILDWFSHCSLQIGDFAQYIIKPSDELVEVPSKFSFIPDVLLSELADHDTVTEHKPEESTQSEDPKSVDTEEATAVVNGDVGNEAEAGADEDEEYEDIDTSENESEEEKCSKKMVSRHKGKKGLKFGTGGKKGGKRPKQSVKFEPEYPQCVVGEKVPVGICYTFSTATVMWQDGTVESDIPSPELFPIHYLDELEFFPGDYVVDAKEIASKNCDYGVVVSCNHKERTCLVKWMKTVDVSKGERPEENVEAVEVSAYDLKDHPDFKFRPAQTVIRVIDTQEEGKEAVGQIQSLDPNGAINVRWPSGEITRCYPQELYIVGDEMSEFDSSSWSTEEEETEGEDDNSSMSWETDEEIIESNCDNYEDGISLMFITKEKKEELDALLSRAQTALENLQRIFFTYTGKISITYRYLRDIISVYKRCQDLEKILKSHFFEEEELTKLLEEIRDLMYDEKRNELNDRLIKIYERRKGGGSNESPYKENPQSSPLHESEDTTGYVFPEIEKPNSPKTELTQLASAIVNSVMKTFSVAQLQNQESNVQESTNLQNGYSENLELGATAAVNIPKLNDTDVKSDTPGKNSGEPDIWQAPEENVSVPSEAKELNVSQESGLEVSDCDSGLGESKGSGASLERSTLASMQRKKEELCRRFCHLMLAQMVKIRSEIDRRWEQTKAFMNDGSDNCEQDTQTDSQGQEERAGASPGARLVEELMGSFNSECNGGGSSETNGVESIEDIPEMSDLKQDVETYKQASCATQGACTYTGFVMCEAAPSTHNFASKVYSPHDPKSFLKAVRKEYKLLQNNLPSGILVKGFEDRMDLFSVMILGPQGTPYEDGLFFFDVFLPPDYPTSPPVFHYISYCTDRLNPNLYEDGKVCVSLLGTWDGKGSEMWTSNSNMLQVLVSIQGLILVSEPYYNEAGFEKQRGSVIGVENSKMYNEMAIIKLVQSMTRMIENPPNSFKEEMTSHLKQNAARMIQRFQFWMEAGSGHSKQDSGVGLNCDSSGTAGLSRDQAMDISSDGDKVQGLQQDSLPKNSISNTIHFKPPEFPLFPPSKGFCLPMKKYLETFKQTVERNIFTPDENVNNSTVN, translated from the exons ATGGCTGATGGTAGTTGGAGCTTCTTCGAAGAAGATGAAGTTTGTAGGAAAACGGCAGATGGCTCTTTTATGTATGGGTTCGTGGTTAAAAATTCCACATACCAGAGCAGTGATGAGGAAGAGGACGACGAGGATCGTCTAGAAAAGGGAAAAGTCCGTGTATCATGGCATCCAACAGGCAAAGAATCTGTCGTGTCAGAAAACCAG CTGATACTGGCAGACAGATCACTGATGCCTGGGGATGTGATCAGAAGATTTGGTGAGGATAGCAATAGTCAAAGGGGATTTGTTCAGGATCTGATTGGAAAATGCCACATCCACATAAGGGGGACTAATAAATTCCTGTATAATGTTAATGCCAAAGATTTAAGCAGCATGAAAGTAGAAGAATTAGCAAGAAAg CCCCTCAGTAACTCATTCTGTGATGTGGTGATGGACTCTTGGGTCGGGAAGATAGAGAGGGTGAACGAGGAGCTGGTCATCAAGTTCTCAGATGGAGCTTCGTGTAGAGTACCAGACACAGACCTGCTGGAAGACTTTGAACCAGTCAAAGAGCAT TATAAGTCCTTATGCACAGATGATTCAGTGGTACTGTACAAAGGATTGGTTATGAAAGGAAATATAGGAGACCTTAATGATGTTGTGTGGATAACTAGTACCTATAAACATGGACCAAAAATGGTTAAAAAGTCTCCCAGTCAGACAGTGACAGTTCGGATTGAAGAG ACCATGCTGAAATCAGTGGAGGTGTATTGGATGTGTCGGGGATTCACTAAGTCAGACAACCCACTCCTAAGAATGACCCCACCCCCGTCCAGAGTAGAGGGACCAGATCTCCAAAG GTTGCAAATTTTGGACTGGTTTTCACATTGCAGTCTACAAATTGGTGATTTTGCTCAATACATTATAAAACCCAGTGATGAACTTGTGGAAGTTCCGTCTAAATTTAGCTTCATTCCTGATGTTCTGTTGAGTGAACTCGCGGATCATGACACTGTAACAGAGCATAAGCCAGAAGAATCAACACAAAGTGAAGATCCCAAATCAGTTGATACCGAGGAGGCTACAGCAGTGGTCAATGGGGACGTTGGTAATGAGGCTGAGGCAGGGGCTGATGAGGATGAGGAATATGAGGACATTGACACATCAGAGAATGAGTCTGAGGAGGAAAAATGCTCTAAAAAAATGGTTTCCAGGCACAAGGGTAAAAAGGGACTCAAGTTTGGAACTGGAGGAAAAAAGGGAGGAAAGCGACCCAAGCAGTCAGTGAAGTTTGAGCCTGAGTACCCACAGTGTGTAGTGGGAGAGAAGGTGCCTGTGGGGATCTGTTATACTTTCTCTACAGCCACTGTAATGTGGCAG GATGGCACCGTGGAATCTGACATTCCTTCTCCAGAACTCTTTCCAATACACTACCTTGATGAATTAGAATTCTTTCCAGGAGATTATGTTGTAGATGCCAAAG AAATAGCCAGTAAAAACTGTGACTATGGTGTGGTAGTAAGCTGTAATCATAAAGAGAGAACTTGTTTGGTCAAGTGGATGAAAACAGTGGATGTATCCAAAGGAGAGAG ACCTGAGGAGAATGTGGAGGCGGTGGAGGTGAGTGCCTATGATCTGAAGGACCACCCAGATTTCAAGTTCCGTCCAGCCCAGACTGTGATCAGAGTTATAGACACACAG GAGGAAGGTAAAGAGGCTGTGGGACAGATCCAAAGTTTGGATCCTAATGGGGCAATCAACGTCCGGTGGCCATCAGGGGAGATCACTCGATGTTATCCTCAAGAACTCTATATTGTCGGGGATGAG atGAGCGAGTTTGATAGCTCCAGTTGGTCCACAGAGGAGGAAGAGACCGAAGGAGAGGATGATAACTCTAGCATGAGCTGGGAGACTGACGAAGAAATCATTGAGTCCAATTGTGATAATTA TGAAGATGGAATCAGTTTAATGTTCataaccaaagaaaaaaaggaGGAGTTGGATGCATTACTGTCCAGAGCTCAGACTGCGCTAGAAAACTTGCAGAGAATATTTTTCACATACACTGGAAAAATATCCATTACATATAGGTATTTGAGAGACATAATATCTGTGTATAAGCGCTGCCAGGACTTGGAAAAGATTCTCAAATCACATTTCTTTGAAGAAGAAGAGCTTACAAAATTACTTGAAGAAATACGTGACTTGATGTATGATGAGaaaagaaatgaactcaatgatCGCCTTATTAAAATCTATGAGAGACGGAAAGGCGGAGGAAGCAATGAATCTCCTTATAAAGAGAATCCTCAATCAAGTCCTCTGCATGAATCAGAAGATACCACAGGTTATGTGTTCCCCGAGATTGAGAAACCTAACAGTCCAAAGACAGAACTTACTCAGCTGGCCAGTGCAATTGTTAACTCTGTGATGAAGACATTTTCAGTGGCACAGTTACAAAATCAGGAATCTAATGTGCAGGAAAGCACAAATTTACAAAACGGATATTCAGAAAACCTGGAATTGGGGGCAACTGCCGCAGTTAATATACCCAAACTGAATGACACTGATGTGAAATCTGACACCCCTGGAAAGAACAGTGGTGAACCAGATATCTGGCAGGCCCCAGAGGAGAATGTTAGTGTACCCAGTGAAGCTAAAGAGCTGAATGTGAGTCAGGAATCTGGTCTAGAGGTCAGTGATTGTGATTCAGGTTTAGGGGAGTCCAAAGGAAGTGGGGCATCTTTGGAAAGATCTACTTTGGCCTCAATGCAGAGAAAAAAGGAGGAGTTGTGTAGGAGATTCTGTCACCTGATGCTTGCCCAAATGGTGAAGATTCGATCTGAGATTGATAGACGCTGGGAGCAAACCAAGGCATTTATGAATGATGGGAGTGATAATTGTGAACaggacacacagacagacagccagggtcagGAAGAGAGAGCGGGGGCCTCTCCAGGGGCTAGGCTTGTTGAAG AACTTATGGGGTCATTTAACTCTGAGTGTAATGGTGGGGGATCAAGTGAGACCAATGGTGTGGAGTCAATTGAAGACATTCCTGAAATGTCTGATCTCAAGCAGGATGTTGAAACATATAAACAGGCCTCTTGTGCCACTCAAGGTGCGTGTACATATACCG GTTTTGTTATGTGTGAGGCAGCACCTTCTACACACAATTTTGCCAGTAAGGTGTATTCCCCACATGACCCAAAATCTTTCCTAAAGGCTGTAAGAAAAGAG TATAAACTGCTTCAAAATAACCTGCCTAGTGGGATTTTAGTAAAAGGATTTGAGGACAGAATG GATTTGTTTTCTGTGATGATCCTTGGGCCACAAGGAACCCCGTATGAAGATGGCCTATTTTTCTTTGATGTCTTCCTGCCCCCTGACTACCCAACCTCACCCCCTGTGTTCCACTACATTTCCTACTGCACGGACAGGTTAAACCCCAACCTGTACGAGGACGGTAAAGTGTGTGTCAGTCTTCTGGGCACCTGGGACGGCAAG GGAAGTGAAATGTGGACTTCCAATTCCAACATGTTGCAAGTTCTTGTTTCCATTCAAG GCTTGATCCTGGTGTCAGAGCCTTATTACAACGAGGCTGGGTTTGAGAAACAGAGGGGCTCTGTGATAGGTGTAGAAAATAGTAAGATGTACAATGAAATGGCGATCATCAAACTTGTGCAG AGTATGACAAGAATGATTGAGAACCCTCCCAATAGTTTCAAGGAGGAGATGACTTCACATCTTAAACAGAATGCAGCAAG GATGATCCAACGATTCCAGTTTTGGATGGAGGCAGGCAGTGGGCACAGCAAACAAGACAGTGGAGTGGGGCTAAACTGTGATTCTTCAGGGACAGCCGGCCTGTCCAGAGACCAAGCAATGGACATATCATCAGATGGGGACAAGGTTCAGGGACTTCAGCAAGACAGTCTGCCAAAGAATAGCATCTCAAACACAATTCACTTCAAACCtccagaatttcctctgtttccaCCCTCCAAGGGATTTTGCCTCCCcatgaaaaaatatttggaaacaTTCAAGCAGACAGttgaaagaaacatttttactccagatgaaaatgtgaacaaCTCAACAGTTAATTAA
- the LOC128164681 gene encoding (E3-independent) E2 ubiquitin-conjugating enzyme UBE2O-like isoform X2, which translates to MADGSWSFFEEDEVCRKTADGSFMYGFVVKNSTYQSSDEEEDDEDRLEKGKVRVSWHPTGKESVVSENQLILADRSLMPGDVIRRFGEDSNSQRGFVQDLIGKCHIHIRGTNKFLYNVNAKDLSSMKVEELARKPLSNSFCDVVMDSWVGKIERVNEELVIKFSDGASCRVPDTDLLEDFEPVKEHYKSLCTDDSVVLYKGLVMKGNIGDLNDVVWITSTYKHGPKMVKKSPSQTVTVRIEETMLKSVEVYWMCRGFTKSDNPLLRMTPPPSRVEGPDLQRLQILDWFSHCSLQIGDFAQYIIKPSDELVEVPSKFSFIPDVLLSELADHDTVTEHKPEESTQSEDPKSVDTEEATAVVNGDVGNEAEAGADEDEEYEDIDTSENESEEEKCSKKMVSRHKGKKGLKFGTGGKKGGKRPKQSVKFEPEYPQCVVGEKVPVGICYTFSTATVMWQDGTVESDIPSPELFPIHYLDELEFFPGDYVVDAKEIASKNCDYGVVVSCNHKERTCLVKWMKTVDVSKGERPEENVEAVEVSAYDLKDHPDFKFRPAQTVIRVIDTQEEGKEAVGQIQSLDPNGAINVRWPSGEITRCYPQELYIVGDEMSEFDSSSWSTEEEETEGEDDNSSMSWETDEEIIESNCDNYEDGISLMFITKEKKEELDALLSRAQTALENLQRIFFTYTGKISITYRYLRDIISVYKRCQDLEKILKSHFFEEEELTKLLEEIRDLMYDEKRNELNDRLIKIYERRKGGGSNESPYKENPQSSPLHESEDTTGYVFPEIEKPNSPKTELTQLASAIVNSVMKTFSVAQLQNQESNVQESTNLQNGYSENLELGATAAVNIPKLNDTDVKSDTPGKNSGEPDIWQAPEENVSVPSEAKELNVSQESGLEVSDCDSGLGESKGSGASLERSTLASMQRKKEELCRRFCHLMLAQMVKIRSEIDRRWEQTKAFMNDGSDNCEQDTQTDSQGQEERAGASPGARLVEELMGSFNSECNGGGSSETNGVESIEDIPEMSDLKQDVETYKQASCATQGFVMCEAAPSTHNFASKVYSPHDPKSFLKAVRKEYKLLQNNLPSGILVKGFEDRMDLFSVMILGPQGTPYEDGLFFFDVFLPPDYPTSPPVFHYISYCTDRLNPNLYEDGKVCVSLLGTWDGKGSEMWTSNSNMLQVLVSIQGLILVSEPYYNEAGFEKQRGSVIGVENSKMYNEMAIIKLVQSMTRMIENPPNSFKEEMTSHLKQNAARMIQRFQFWMEAGSGHSKQDSGVGLNCDSSGTAGLSRDQAMDISSDGDKVQGLQQDSLPKNSISNTIHFKPPEFPLFPPSKGFCLPMKKYLETFKQTVERNIFTPDENVNNSTVN; encoded by the exons ATGGCTGATGGTAGTTGGAGCTTCTTCGAAGAAGATGAAGTTTGTAGGAAAACGGCAGATGGCTCTTTTATGTATGGGTTCGTGGTTAAAAATTCCACATACCAGAGCAGTGATGAGGAAGAGGACGACGAGGATCGTCTAGAAAAGGGAAAAGTCCGTGTATCATGGCATCCAACAGGCAAAGAATCTGTCGTGTCAGAAAACCAG CTGATACTGGCAGACAGATCACTGATGCCTGGGGATGTGATCAGAAGATTTGGTGAGGATAGCAATAGTCAAAGGGGATTTGTTCAGGATCTGATTGGAAAATGCCACATCCACATAAGGGGGACTAATAAATTCCTGTATAATGTTAATGCCAAAGATTTAAGCAGCATGAAAGTAGAAGAATTAGCAAGAAAg CCCCTCAGTAACTCATTCTGTGATGTGGTGATGGACTCTTGGGTCGGGAAGATAGAGAGGGTGAACGAGGAGCTGGTCATCAAGTTCTCAGATGGAGCTTCGTGTAGAGTACCAGACACAGACCTGCTGGAAGACTTTGAACCAGTCAAAGAGCAT TATAAGTCCTTATGCACAGATGATTCAGTGGTACTGTACAAAGGATTGGTTATGAAAGGAAATATAGGAGACCTTAATGATGTTGTGTGGATAACTAGTACCTATAAACATGGACCAAAAATGGTTAAAAAGTCTCCCAGTCAGACAGTGACAGTTCGGATTGAAGAG ACCATGCTGAAATCAGTGGAGGTGTATTGGATGTGTCGGGGATTCACTAAGTCAGACAACCCACTCCTAAGAATGACCCCACCCCCGTCCAGAGTAGAGGGACCAGATCTCCAAAG GTTGCAAATTTTGGACTGGTTTTCACATTGCAGTCTACAAATTGGTGATTTTGCTCAATACATTATAAAACCCAGTGATGAACTTGTGGAAGTTCCGTCTAAATTTAGCTTCATTCCTGATGTTCTGTTGAGTGAACTCGCGGATCATGACACTGTAACAGAGCATAAGCCAGAAGAATCAACACAAAGTGAAGATCCCAAATCAGTTGATACCGAGGAGGCTACAGCAGTGGTCAATGGGGACGTTGGTAATGAGGCTGAGGCAGGGGCTGATGAGGATGAGGAATATGAGGACATTGACACATCAGAGAATGAGTCTGAGGAGGAAAAATGCTCTAAAAAAATGGTTTCCAGGCACAAGGGTAAAAAGGGACTCAAGTTTGGAACTGGAGGAAAAAAGGGAGGAAAGCGACCCAAGCAGTCAGTGAAGTTTGAGCCTGAGTACCCACAGTGTGTAGTGGGAGAGAAGGTGCCTGTGGGGATCTGTTATACTTTCTCTACAGCCACTGTAATGTGGCAG GATGGCACCGTGGAATCTGACATTCCTTCTCCAGAACTCTTTCCAATACACTACCTTGATGAATTAGAATTCTTTCCAGGAGATTATGTTGTAGATGCCAAAG AAATAGCCAGTAAAAACTGTGACTATGGTGTGGTAGTAAGCTGTAATCATAAAGAGAGAACTTGTTTGGTCAAGTGGATGAAAACAGTGGATGTATCCAAAGGAGAGAG ACCTGAGGAGAATGTGGAGGCGGTGGAGGTGAGTGCCTATGATCTGAAGGACCACCCAGATTTCAAGTTCCGTCCAGCCCAGACTGTGATCAGAGTTATAGACACACAG GAGGAAGGTAAAGAGGCTGTGGGACAGATCCAAAGTTTGGATCCTAATGGGGCAATCAACGTCCGGTGGCCATCAGGGGAGATCACTCGATGTTATCCTCAAGAACTCTATATTGTCGGGGATGAG atGAGCGAGTTTGATAGCTCCAGTTGGTCCACAGAGGAGGAAGAGACCGAAGGAGAGGATGATAACTCTAGCATGAGCTGGGAGACTGACGAAGAAATCATTGAGTCCAATTGTGATAATTA TGAAGATGGAATCAGTTTAATGTTCataaccaaagaaaaaaaggaGGAGTTGGATGCATTACTGTCCAGAGCTCAGACTGCGCTAGAAAACTTGCAGAGAATATTTTTCACATACACTGGAAAAATATCCATTACATATAGGTATTTGAGAGACATAATATCTGTGTATAAGCGCTGCCAGGACTTGGAAAAGATTCTCAAATCACATTTCTTTGAAGAAGAAGAGCTTACAAAATTACTTGAAGAAATACGTGACTTGATGTATGATGAGaaaagaaatgaactcaatgatCGCCTTATTAAAATCTATGAGAGACGGAAAGGCGGAGGAAGCAATGAATCTCCTTATAAAGAGAATCCTCAATCAAGTCCTCTGCATGAATCAGAAGATACCACAGGTTATGTGTTCCCCGAGATTGAGAAACCTAACAGTCCAAAGACAGAACTTACTCAGCTGGCCAGTGCAATTGTTAACTCTGTGATGAAGACATTTTCAGTGGCACAGTTACAAAATCAGGAATCTAATGTGCAGGAAAGCACAAATTTACAAAACGGATATTCAGAAAACCTGGAATTGGGGGCAACTGCCGCAGTTAATATACCCAAACTGAATGACACTGATGTGAAATCTGACACCCCTGGAAAGAACAGTGGTGAACCAGATATCTGGCAGGCCCCAGAGGAGAATGTTAGTGTACCCAGTGAAGCTAAAGAGCTGAATGTGAGTCAGGAATCTGGTCTAGAGGTCAGTGATTGTGATTCAGGTTTAGGGGAGTCCAAAGGAAGTGGGGCATCTTTGGAAAGATCTACTTTGGCCTCAATGCAGAGAAAAAAGGAGGAGTTGTGTAGGAGATTCTGTCACCTGATGCTTGCCCAAATGGTGAAGATTCGATCTGAGATTGATAGACGCTGGGAGCAAACCAAGGCATTTATGAATGATGGGAGTGATAATTGTGAACaggacacacagacagacagccagggtcagGAAGAGAGAGCGGGGGCCTCTCCAGGGGCTAGGCTTGTTGAAG AACTTATGGGGTCATTTAACTCTGAGTGTAATGGTGGGGGATCAAGTGAGACCAATGGTGTGGAGTCAATTGAAGACATTCCTGAAATGTCTGATCTCAAGCAGGATGTTGAAACATATAAACAGGCCTCTTGTGCCACTCAAG GTTTTGTTATGTGTGAGGCAGCACCTTCTACACACAATTTTGCCAGTAAGGTGTATTCCCCACATGACCCAAAATCTTTCCTAAAGGCTGTAAGAAAAGAG TATAAACTGCTTCAAAATAACCTGCCTAGTGGGATTTTAGTAAAAGGATTTGAGGACAGAATG GATTTGTTTTCTGTGATGATCCTTGGGCCACAAGGAACCCCGTATGAAGATGGCCTATTTTTCTTTGATGTCTTCCTGCCCCCTGACTACCCAACCTCACCCCCTGTGTTCCACTACATTTCCTACTGCACGGACAGGTTAAACCCCAACCTGTACGAGGACGGTAAAGTGTGTGTCAGTCTTCTGGGCACCTGGGACGGCAAG GGAAGTGAAATGTGGACTTCCAATTCCAACATGTTGCAAGTTCTTGTTTCCATTCAAG GCTTGATCCTGGTGTCAGAGCCTTATTACAACGAGGCTGGGTTTGAGAAACAGAGGGGCTCTGTGATAGGTGTAGAAAATAGTAAGATGTACAATGAAATGGCGATCATCAAACTTGTGCAG AGTATGACAAGAATGATTGAGAACCCTCCCAATAGTTTCAAGGAGGAGATGACTTCACATCTTAAACAGAATGCAGCAAG GATGATCCAACGATTCCAGTTTTGGATGGAGGCAGGCAGTGGGCACAGCAAACAAGACAGTGGAGTGGGGCTAAACTGTGATTCTTCAGGGACAGCCGGCCTGTCCAGAGACCAAGCAATGGACATATCATCAGATGGGGACAAGGTTCAGGGACTTCAGCAAGACAGTCTGCCAAAGAATAGCATCTCAAACACAATTCACTTCAAACCtccagaatttcctctgtttccaCCCTCCAAGGGATTTTGCCTCCCcatgaaaaaatatttggaaacaTTCAAGCAGACAGttgaaagaaacatttttactccagatgaaaatgtgaacaaCTCAACAGTTAATTAA